From a single Vanessa atalanta chromosome 26, ilVanAtal1.2, whole genome shotgun sequence genomic region:
- the LOC125073936 gene encoding poly(A) polymerase type 3: MWPASQYTHTNHAQATVKTNEHQNQQNLKTLGMTSAISMAGPKPIDVEKTNDLKDSLVPFGVFESEAEMHHRMEVLGALHRLVRQWIRDESLRKNMPPSVADTVGGNIYTFGSYRLGVHHRGADIDALCVAPRHIDRADYFQSFYELLKTQPQVKDLRAVEDAYVPVIKMNFDGIEIDLLFARLALKEIPDSFDLRDDILLKNLDQKCVRSLNGCRVTDEILRLVPNINNFRLTLRAIKLWAKRHGIYSNTLGYLGGVSWAMLVARTCQLYPNALPATLVHKFFLVFSQWKWPQPVLLKQPDAVNLGFPVWDPRVNVADRFHLMPIITPAYPQQNSTFNVSASTRTVIMEEFRLGLAITDEIMLSKCGWERLFEAPNFFSRYKHFIVLLASSARALDQLQWCGLIESKIRHLIATLERNQHITIAHVNPECYNSVPLSTNNGQPLALPPGTPVPADIALNEINKNDKGEVIANVCSMWFIGLVFDKTNVNVDLTYDISSFTKAVHYQAENTNMLREGMTIEARHVRRKQLHQFLSPSLLKRERTASGNKRKLDAPQPPLHKKTKRLSESSTDDISCFSYNEDSNSSNMYEVNLQNGNASSHTPQEADRNKSAAEKQMAPASEHPSTSNSIACT, from the exons ATGTGGCCCGCGTCTCAGTACACGCATACTAACCATGCCCAGGCTACggttaaaacaaatgaacatcAGAATCAACAGAACTTGAAGACACTCGGAATGACTTCTGCTATATCTATGGcag GTCCAAAGCCAATTGACGTTGAAAAGACGAATGACTTGAAGGATTCCCTCGTGCCGTTTGGCGTGTTCGAGTCGGAGGCCGAGATGCATCATCGCATGGAGGTCCTCGGGGCGCTGCACCGGCTCGTCCGCCAGTGGATCAGAGACGAGTCGCTGAGGAAGAACATGCCGCCGAGCGTCGCTGATACCGTCGGcggaaatatttatacatttggaTCGTACAGGCTCGGG GTCCACCACCGCGGTGCCGACATAGACGCTCTGTGCGTCGCGCCGAGGCACATCGACCGCGCCGACTACTTCCAGTCCTTCTACGAGCTGCTCAAGACGCAGCCCCAG gTGAAAGATTTAAGAGCAGTGGAAGATGCATATGTGCCCGTGATCAAGATGAACTTTGATGGCATTGAAATTGATTTACTGTTTGCTCGGCTCGCTCTGAAGGAAATACCAG atTCCTTTGATCTCCGAGATGATATCCTTCTCAAGAATTTGGATCAAAAATGCGTCCGGTCTCTCAATGGATGCAGAGTGACCGATGAGATACTTCGTCTCGtgcctaatataaataattttagattgacCTTGCGGGCGATCAAGCTATGGGCTAAAC GTCACGGCATCTACTCCAACACGCTGGGCTACCTGGGCGGGGTGTCGTGGGCCATGCTGGTGGCGCGCACGTGCCAGCTGTACCCCAACGCGCTGCCGGCGACGCTGGTGCACAAGTTCTTCCTGGTGTTCAGCCAGTGGAAGTGGCCGCAGCCCGTTCTGCTGAAGCAGCCGGACGCCGTCAATCTCGGCTTCCCCGTGTGGGACCCGCGCGTCAACGTGGCCGACCGCTTCCACCTCATGCCGATCATCACGCCCGCCTACCCGCAGCAGAACTCCACCTTCAACGTGTCGGCGTCCACCCGCACCGTCATCATGGAGGAGTTCCGCCTGG GGCTGGCGATCACGGACGAGATCATGCTGAGCAAGTGCGGCTGGGAGCGGCTGTTCGAGGCGCCCAACTTCTTCTCGCGCTACAAGCACTTCATCGTGCTGCTGGCGTCGTCTGCGCGAGCGCTGGACCAGCTGCAGTGGTGCGGCCTCATCGAGAGCAAGATCCGCCACCTCATCG CAACATTAGAAAGAAATCAACACATAACAATAGCCCACGTTAACCCCGAGTGCTACAATTCCGTACCACTAAGCACTAACAACGGCCAGCCATTAGCTCTACCACCAG GCACACCGGTGCCAGCAGACATtgcattaaatgaaataaacaaaaatgataag GGCGAGGTGATAGCCAACGTGTGTTCGATGTGGTTCATCGGGCTGGTGTTCGACAAGACCAACGTGAACGTGGACCTGACGTACGACATATCGTCCTTCACCAAGGCCGTCCACTACCAGGCGGAGAACACTAATATGTTACGCGAGGGAATGACGATAGag GCGCGGCACGTGCGGCGCAAGCAGCTGCACCAGTTCCTGTCGCCGTCGCTGCTGAAGCGCGAGCGCACGGCGTCCGGCAACAAGCGCAAGCTGGACGCGCCGCAGCCGCCGCTACACAAGAAGACCAAGCGCCTGTCCGAGAGCAGC ACCGATGATATCAGTTGCTTTTCATACAACGAAGATTCAAACTCGTCCAATATGTATGAGGTTAACCTCCAGAACGGAAACGCGTCGAGCCACACACCGCAGGAGGCGGACAGGAACAAGTCGGCTGCGGAGAAGCAGATGGCGCCGGCGTCGGAGCACCCTTCCACGTCGAACAGTATCGCGTGTACGTAG